One genomic window of Ilyobacter polytropus DSM 2926 includes the following:
- a CDS encoding ABC transporter ATP-binding protein (Members of the family are the ATP-binding subunit of ABC transporters for substrates such as betaine, L-proline or other amino acids, choline, carnitine, etc. The substrate specificity is best determined from the substrate-binding subunit, rather than this subunit, as it interacts with the permease subunit and not with substrate directly.), protein MIELKNVTKSFDGKNKVVDNLNLKIEKGEFVVLIGESGCGKTTTMKMINLLEKPTKGEILIDGESVKSKDVKDLRRNIGYVIQKVGLFPHMTIGENIELVPTLNKWSKEDKKERAIELLELMDLPGEDFYDRYPSELSGGQQQRIGIARALAVNPDIILMDEPFSALDPITREKLQDEMMKLQDELGKTIVFVTHDMDEALKLADKIAVIKDGKVIQFDTPEEILKNPKDEFVEYFLGKDRMWKTPEMLLARDIMKKKFGKIGINGSPARAIEIMKDREINTLIVVDKEGVNRQKPVGVVTRNMIMKNTLHSIKMKDIMESSNDFMVHENTNMVEVLNIMSKINFRSIPIVNDEGFLVGAVTPVSLLNVITEISPTIEGGEL, encoded by the coding sequence ATGATAGAATTGAAAAATGTAACGAAAAGTTTCGATGGAAAAAATAAAGTGGTAGACAATCTTAATTTAAAAATCGAAAAGGGAGAATTTGTAGTTTTGATCGGAGAAAGTGGATGTGGTAAAACAACAACCATGAAAATGATCAATCTCTTGGAAAAACCCACAAAAGGAGAGATCCTTATAGACGGAGAAAGTGTAAAAAGTAAGGATGTAAAAGACCTGAGAAGAAATATAGGTTATGTTATCCAAAAGGTGGGATTGTTTCCCCACATGACTATAGGGGAGAATATAGAACTTGTACCTACCCTTAATAAGTGGTCAAAAGAGGATAAAAAAGAGAGAGCGATTGAGCTTCTAGAACTTATGGATCTTCCAGGAGAAGATTTTTATGACAGATATCCAAGTGAGTTAAGTGGAGGTCAACAGCAGAGAATAGGTATAGCAAGGGCTTTGGCTGTAAACCCTGACATAATTCTTATGGATGAGCCTTTTAGTGCTCTAGACCCAATAACCAGAGAAAAACTTCAAGACGAGATGATGAAGCTTCAGGATGAGTTAGGAAAGACAATTGTCTTTGTAACTCATGACATGGATGAGGCTTTGAAGCTTGCAGATAAGATAGCGGTAATCAAAGACGGAAAGGTCATTCAATTTGATACTCCAGAGGAAATTCTGAAAAATCCTAAGGATGAATTCGTAGAATACTTCCTAGGAAAAGACAGAATGTGGAAAACTCCTGAGATGCTTCTTGCAAGGGATATAATGAAGAAAAAGTTTGGTAAAATCGGAATTAACGGAAGTCCGGCAAGAGCTATTGAGATAATGAAAGACAGAGAGATAAATACTCTTATAGTAGTTGATAAAGAGGGTGTAAACAGACAAAAGCCCGTTGGAGTAGTAACAAGAAATATGATAATGAAAAACACGTTACACAGTATAAAAATGAAAGATATAATGGAATCGAGTAATGATTTCATGGTGCATGAAAATACAAATATGGTAGAAGTGCTAAACATAATGTCAAAAATAAATTTTAGATCAATACCAATAGTTAATGATGAGGGATTCTTAGTTGGAGCAGTTACTCCAGTGAGTCTGCTAAACGTTATTACTGAGATATCGCCAACTATTGAGGGAGGGGAGCTGTAA
- a CDS encoding S1 RNA-binding domain-containing protein: MFDNNNAYDEFEALLNDYLPDEEETGKKVKGILSQVDRNYTYLDVVGQATAVRVRTEELEGYEEGDEVEILLMGETKDGDFLIGSRRKIDMEENWEKLVKAFENKDIVKGKIAKRVKGGYVVNILFQQAFLPNSLSEIPMKDGDKFVGSDIEVMIKDVKEDRRGKKILVSKKDIRLKEQGEFFNKLNLGDVMEVEVKNILDFGISVRVGKSNGFIHISELSWGKVDKISDIYKTGDKLQAKIISLDKEKKSLKLSVKQLTQDPWVTADEKYPVGTEIEGKVTKLVSFGAFVELEEGVEGLVHLSDFTWNKKKINVSEFVKVGDIVKVKVIEMDKPAKRLKFGIKQLSENPWDTAESKYGEGSIVKGKVVEIKPFGIFAQLEDGIDAFIHQSDFSWEKTQPRYEIGDEVELKVLSFDASEKKIKGGIKQLVKSPWDSLIENYKVGDIVDRKITSITDFGLFVEMEKGVDGMIHASQASKDFIKNLSDRFEVGEEVKAEIIEIDTGKKRVKLSIKKAEIADEKKETQELIEKYGTVGE, translated from the coding sequence ATGTTTGATAATAACAATGCTTACGACGAGTTTGAGGCACTACTAAACGACTACCTGCCAGATGAAGAGGAAACAGGTAAAAAAGTTAAAGGAATACTTTCTCAGGTAGACAGAAACTATACTTATCTTGATGTAGTAGGCCAAGCCACAGCTGTGAGAGTAAGAACCGAGGAATTAGAAGGATACGAAGAGGGAGACGAAGTTGAGATTCTTCTAATGGGAGAGACGAAAGACGGAGATTTTCTGATTGGTTCTAGAAGAAAAATAGATATGGAAGAAAACTGGGAAAAACTTGTAAAAGCCTTTGAAAATAAAGATATAGTAAAAGGTAAAATAGCTAAAAGAGTAAAGGGTGGATATGTTGTAAATATACTTTTCCAACAGGCTTTCCTTCCTAATTCTCTATCTGAAATACCTATGAAGGACGGAGACAAATTCGTAGGCAGCGATATAGAGGTAATGATTAAAGATGTAAAAGAAGATAGAAGAGGAAAGAAGATCCTAGTTTCCAAAAAAGATATCCGTCTAAAGGAACAAGGGGAGTTTTTCAACAAACTTAATCTTGGGGATGTAATGGAAGTAGAAGTTAAAAACATCCTAGACTTTGGAATATCTGTAAGAGTAGGAAAATCAAATGGATTTATCCACATCTCAGAATTATCTTGGGGTAAAGTAGATAAGATATCTGATATATATAAAACTGGAGATAAGCTTCAGGCTAAAATAATATCTTTAGATAAAGAAAAGAAATCATTAAAATTATCTGTAAAACAGTTGACTCAAGATCCTTGGGTAACTGCAGATGAAAAATATCCAGTTGGAACTGAAATAGAAGGAAAGGTAACTAAATTAGTTTCTTTCGGAGCTTTTGTTGAACTAGAAGAAGGTGTAGAAGGACTTGTGCATCTTTCTGATTTCACATGGAACAAAAAGAAGATAAATGTTTCTGAATTTGTAAAAGTCGGAGACATAGTAAAGGTTAAAGTTATAGAAATGGATAAACCTGCTAAGAGACTAAAGTTTGGTATCAAGCAGCTTTCTGAGAATCCTTGGGATACAGCAGAATCTAAATACGGAGAGGGAAGTATTGTAAAAGGTAAAGTTGTAGAGATAAAACCTTTCGGAATATTCGCACAGTTAGAAGACGGAATAGATGCATTTATCCATCAATCTGATTTCTCTTGGGAAAAAACTCAGCCTAGATACGAGATCGGGGATGAAGTGGAGCTTAAAGTACTGTCTTTTGATGCAAGTGAGAAAAAAATAAAAGGTGGAATAAAGCAGCTTGTAAAGAGTCCTTGGGACAGCTTGATCGAAAATTACAAGGTTGGAGATATAGTAGACAGAAAAATAACAAGCATAACTGATTTTGGACTTTTTGTGGAAATGGAAAAAGGTGTAGACGGGATGATCCATGCTTCTCAAGCATCTAAGGATTTCATAAAAAACCTTAGCGACAGATTTGAAGTGGGAGAAGAGGTAAAGGCTGAAATCATCGAGATAGATACTGGAAAGAAAAGAGTAAAACTATCTATAAAAAAAGCTGAAATAGCTGATGAAAAGAAAGAAACTCAAGAACTTATAGAAAAGTACGGAACAGTAGGAGAGTAA
- the ispH gene encoding 4-hydroxy-3-methylbut-2-enyl diphosphate reductase, with product MEVIRAEKMGFCFGVREAVELSEALSRKEKNKRIFMLGMLVHNEHVIEDLRNKGIEILEEETLLKNEDDLKEGDIVIIRAHGTIKEIYDRLEEKKVEVHDAACSFVTEIRNTLVEMEKKGYDIIFIGDKNHPEVKGIISFGERVYIFKDLNELIDSGIDKNGKYAVLTQTTLNKNNFEKVREYINNYFPNAEIFNKICGATFVRQKAAEKLAGEVDLVLVIGGKRSSNTRKLYDISKGINSNTYLIQEAKDICTDWLVGIEKIGITAGASTPEEIIIKIENKLRGIIDV from the coding sequence ATGGAAGTAATAAGAGCTGAAAAAATGGGTTTTTGTTTTGGAGTAAGAGAAGCTGTAGAACTTTCAGAGGCTCTCTCTAGAAAAGAAAAAAACAAAAGGATTTTTATGCTTGGAATGCTAGTGCACAATGAACACGTAATAGAAGACCTGAGAAATAAAGGCATAGAAATACTAGAAGAAGAAACACTCCTTAAAAATGAGGATGATCTTAAAGAGGGTGATATTGTAATAATAAGAGCCCATGGAACAATAAAGGAAATTTATGATAGACTGGAAGAAAAAAAAGTAGAAGTACATGATGCAGCATGTTCCTTTGTTACTGAGATAAGAAATACCCTTGTTGAAATGGAAAAAAAAGGTTATGATATTATCTTTATTGGTGACAAGAATCATCCTGAAGTTAAGGGAATAATATCTTTTGGAGAAAGAGTCTATATTTTTAAGGATTTAAATGAACTTATAGATTCTGGAATTGATAAAAACGGCAAATATGCCGTATTGACTCAGACTACTTTGAATAAAAATAATTTTGAAAAAGTAAGGGAGTACATCAATAATTATTTCCCTAATGCAGAGATATTTAACAAGATATGTGGAGCCACTTTTGTAAGGCAGAAAGCTGCTGAAAAACTTGCAGGCGAGGTAGATTTGGTGCTTGTAATAGGAGGAAAGAGGAGCTCTAACACAAGAAAATTATATGATATATCAAAGGGTATAAACTCTAACACCTACCTGATCCAGGAGGCGAAAGATATATGCACGGACTGGCTTGTCGGAATTGAAAAGATAGGTATAACAGCCGGTGCATCAACACCAGAAGAAATAATAATAAAAATAGAAAATAAATTAAGGGGGATTATTGATGTTTGA
- a CDS encoding HPr family phosphocarrier protein produces the protein MKSIEVQIKNKAGLHARPSSLFVQTASEFDSDVTVKCDDEEVNGKSIMGLMLLAAEQGRTLVLEADGEDENHLLEALRDLIEVKKFNEE, from the coding sequence ATGAAGAGTATAGAGGTACAGATTAAAAACAAGGCCGGACTTCATGCTAGACCTTCCTCTCTTTTTGTTCAGACTGCTAGCGAATTTGATTCAGATGTAACAGTAAAATGTGATGATGAAGAGGTTAATGGTAAAAGTATAATGGGTCTTATGCTTTTGGCTGCAGAGCAAGGGAGAACTCTAGTTCTCGAGGCTGACGGAGAAGATGAAAATCATTTGTTGGAAGCACTGAGAGATCTCATAGAAGTCAAAAAATTCAATGAGGAGTAA
- the ptsP gene encoding phosphoenolpyruvate--protein phosphotransferase, with protein sequence MERLEGKSIFEGIVIGQPYLRKKKKVDVTEYKIDEDKVDEEINRFKFALKETKQEIKFLIESLKGRINSDELKILNVHLMILDDPVLLSEINTRITSDLINVEKILESVIEKYVDMFNQLNDPVYRQRGLDIQDVGEKLIRNLLSEEGELEDIEGKILITKELFPTELLKIHHFDINILGIITEYGGETSHVAILAKALGIPTLMGVKSIMQREWDGKIILDTRKSSSCVIIDATDKVFEGYENEQEELYKKVCELEKLIELPAETLDGGKLDLSINVGGDLDMLDLKKKNPDGIGLFRSEFIYMDSEFFPSETKQMEIYEKVYNDLGGDRPVIIRTLDIGADKHLSYYEMNDEENPFLGLRGLRFTLSHKSIFKEQLKAILRVAYGKNIKIMYPMVTNLWEIEEADKILQEVKNELKAAKVDYKDDIEVGIMIEVPSAALLADVFGEKVDFFSIGTNDLTQYILAADRLSDDVAHIYDCYDPAVLRAINMVAEAGIRHGKKVSVCGEMAGDPMAIIAFMSFGIKDLSMLASFLPRAKHLIRNSDMNDIRKLKNKILSCRDSNEVKDLLKNYVM encoded by the coding sequence ATGGAAAGGCTAGAAGGAAAATCTATATTTGAAGGGATTGTAATAGGACAGCCTTACTTGAGAAAAAAGAAAAAGGTTGACGTTACAGAGTATAAAATAGACGAAGACAAAGTTGATGAAGAGATCAACAGATTTAAGTTCGCCCTCAAGGAGACGAAACAGGAGATAAAGTTTCTCATAGAATCTCTAAAGGGGAGAATAAATAGTGATGAGCTTAAAATTTTAAATGTGCATTTGATGATTCTAGATGACCCTGTACTTTTATCAGAGATAAACACCCGTATAACATCGGATCTGATAAATGTGGAAAAAATATTGGAAAGTGTAATTGAAAAATATGTGGACATGTTTAATCAATTGAATGATCCTGTGTATAGGCAAAGAGGTCTAGATATACAAGATGTAGGTGAAAAGCTTATAAGGAACCTCCTAAGTGAAGAAGGGGAATTAGAGGATATAGAAGGTAAAATTTTAATAACAAAAGAACTTTTTCCAACAGAATTGCTAAAAATACATCACTTTGATATAAATATTCTAGGTATAATAACTGAATATGGTGGAGAGACATCCCATGTGGCAATCTTGGCTAAGGCTTTGGGAATCCCAACTTTGATGGGTGTTAAAAGTATAATGCAGAGAGAGTGGGACGGTAAAATAATACTTGATACCAGAAAATCAAGCTCTTGTGTTATAATAGATGCGACAGACAAGGTCTTTGAAGGTTATGAAAATGAACAGGAAGAGCTTTACAAGAAGGTCTGTGAACTTGAAAAATTAATAGAACTTCCTGCTGAGACTTTGGACGGCGGGAAATTAGATCTGAGTATAAACGTTGGCGGAGATCTGGATATGCTGGATCTGAAAAAGAAAAACCCCGACGGAATAGGTCTTTTTAGGTCGGAATTTATATACATGGATTCTGAATTTTTTCCAAGTGAAACTAAACAGATGGAAATATATGAAAAAGTCTATAATGATCTAGGTGGAGACAGACCTGTAATAATAAGGACTCTAGATATAGGTGCAGATAAACATCTATCCTACTATGAGATGAACGATGAGGAAAACCCATTTCTAGGGCTTAGAGGTCTAAGGTTTACTTTATCCCATAAAAGTATATTTAAAGAGCAACTAAAGGCGATACTGAGGGTAGCTTACGGAAAAAATATCAAGATAATGTATCCTATGGTGACAAATCTATGGGAGATAGAAGAAGCTGATAAAATTCTACAAGAGGTCAAGAATGAATTGAAGGCTGCAAAAGTAGATTATAAAGATGATATAGAGGTAGGGATAATGATAGAGGTTCCTTCTGCTGCACTTTTGGCAGATGTTTTTGGAGAAAAGGTAGACTTCTTTAGTATAGGAACCAATGACCTGACGCAGTATATACTCGCTGCAGACAGGCTGAGTGACGATGTAGCTCATATCTATGACTGCTATGACCCTGCAGTACTAAGGGCAATAAATATGGTGGCAGAAGCCGGGATAAGACACGGGAAAAAAGTAAGTGTCTGCGGTGAGATGGCTGGAGATCCTATGGCTATAATAGCATTTATGAGTTTTGGAATTAAGGATTTGAGTATGCTCGCTTCTTTTTTACCAAGGGCGAAACACTTGATAAGAAACAGCGATATGAATGATATAAGAAAATTAAAGAATAAAATATTATCCTGTAGGGATTCGAATGAAGTAAAAGATTTGTTAAAAAATTATGTGATGTGA
- a CDS encoding DUF1667 domain-containing protein has product MKKELICIVCPMGCHLEVDVENDYKVTGNLCPRGEKYGFVELTAPTRVITSTIKITDGLHNRVPVKTDGAIPKELNVKCMELINSISAKGPVKMGDVIAEDIFGTGVNLVITRNM; this is encoded by the coding sequence ATGAAAAAAGAATTGATTTGTATAGTGTGTCCTATGGGATGTCACTTGGAAGTAGATGTAGAAAATGATTATAAAGTGACAGGGAATCTATGTCCTAGAGGAGAAAAATATGGATTTGTAGAGCTTACAGCACCTACAAGAGTAATAACTTCTACGATAAAGATAACAGACGGACTGCATAACAGAGTTCCTGTAAAAACAGACGGAGCAATACCAAAGGAACTAAATGTAAAATGCATGGAACTGATAAACAGTATATCAGCAAAGGGACCGGTAAAAATGGGTGATGTAATAGCTGAGGATATTTTTGGAACAGGTGTAAATCTTGTAATCACCCGTAACATGTAG